The Nostoc sp. 'Lobaria pulmonaria (5183) cyanobiont' genome window below encodes:
- a CDS encoding DUF1517 domain-containing protein, whose protein sequence is MSNIFNKMIGRTRYVVFRLFLHLGGGEVAPILGVLNSAGRDAIDADGDLEVLGEGLVEISQTLLQYDEYWLSAANEGDVFWNEGEAGDYVNELFTDSAERYLSEPNYASNGLNEPLSIPVTRNIIVMITVAYEGEVPDLETDLSNVQALKEGLKALINLHYKHRLKAIQVHFSPAQLGDELTSDQLLQYYPELIPL, encoded by the coding sequence ATGAGCAATATTTTTAATAAAATGATTGGTCGAACTCGCTATGTAGTGTTTCGCCTATTTCTGCACTTAGGGGGAGGTGAAGTAGCGCCAATTTTGGGAGTATTAAATAGTGCTGGACGGGATGCGATCGATGCTGATGGTGACTTAGAAGTTTTAGGAGAAGGATTAGTAGAAATTAGCCAAACCCTGCTGCAATATGATGAATACTGGCTTTCTGCTGCCAACGAAGGTGACGTATTTTGGAATGAAGGTGAGGCAGGAGATTACGTGAATGAATTATTTACTGACTCTGCCGAAAGATATCTCAGCGAACCAAATTACGCTTCCAATGGATTGAATGAACCTTTATCGATACCTGTAACTCGCAACATCATTGTGATGATTACAGTAGCTTATGAAGGAGAAGTACCAGATTTGGAAACCGACCTTTCTAACGTTCAGGCGCTCAAGGAAGGATTGAAAGCATTGATAAATTTGCATTATAAACATAGATTAAAGGCAATCCAAGTACATTTCTCGCCGGCACAGTTAGGCGATGAACTTACTAGCGATCAACTGCTGCAATATTACCCAGAATTGATTCCTTTGTAA
- a CDS encoding pentapeptide repeat-containing protein: protein MTVEELLEQYAAGVLNFSGVDLPEANLSGVKLSGVNLSDANLSIVNLSGANLSEANLSNAKLNVARLSGANLCSAILNNASLNVANLIRADLSRAQLRGASLIRAELIRADLSRADLLEADLTSADLREATLRQANLRHANLSETILKGASLTGANLEMANLNASDLSRSDLSGANLRDAELRQANLSHTNLSGADLSGANLRWADLSGANLRWADLSGAKLSGADLIGADLSNANLTNTSLVHANLTQAKLIRAEWIGADLTGATLTGAKLYATSRFGLKTEGMVCEWVDLSPAGDRSIVQNFHSEESRDFFNETPPTIRIIVDAVLEHEANFAIAGAYYQIAQEYRGLKQPPSIESGRRRTVFTFHVDSDEALFPTAYIVILPFLDAASTQKNISSIVEMINSEVVANQNFKSPHIVKQLNTLFEQAMNQATTIKQMKKNIEVAVKLNFCKAPAQIVLTNSSAHTLIVYDHPNFGKRFINRSPLNASAYDMSSDSTKNILPSLDIIIDFVKGFHYISH, encoded by the coding sequence ATGACTGTAGAGGAATTACTGGAACAATACGCAGCAGGAGTCTTAAACTTTAGTGGTGTTGACCTCCCAGAAGCCAATCTGAGTGGGGTCAAACTCAGTGGCGTGAATCTGAGCGATGCTAATTTGAGTATAGTCAACCTGAGTGGCGCGAATCTGAGTGAGGCTAACTTGAGCAATGCCAAGCTGAATGTAGCTAGACTAAGTGGCGCGAATCTATGCAGCGCCATCCTTAACAACGCCAGTCTCAACGTCGCTAATTTGATTCGAGCGGATCTGAGTCGCGCTCAACTCAGAGGAGCTTCATTGATCCGCGCCGAGTTAATTCGCGCTGACCTCAGTCGCGCTGATTTGTTGGAGGCTGACCTTACCAGTGCTGATTTGCGAGAGGCTACACTCCGCCAAGCGAATCTCCGTCACGCTAACTTGAGTGAGACGATCTTGAAAGGTGCTTCCTTAACCGGAGCTAATTTGGAGATGGCTAACTTAAACGCCAGTGACCTGAGTCGTTCTGACTTGAGCGGTGCAAATTTGCGAGATGCCGAACTCAGACAAGCCAATCTCAGCCATACTAATTTGAGCGGGGCAGATTTGAGTGGTGCAAATCTCCGGTGGGCAGATTTGAGCGGTGCAAATCTCCGGTGGGCAGATTTGAGCGGCGCAAAATTGAGCGGGGCTGATTTAATTGGCGCAGATTTAAGCAATGCCAATTTAACAAATACAAGTTTAGTCCACGCCAATTTAACTCAGGCAAAATTAATTAGAGCAGAATGGATCGGTGCTGACTTAACAGGAGCAACTTTAACAGGAGCAAAGCTTTATGCCACTTCCAGGTTTGGTTTAAAAACCGAAGGCATGGTTTGTGAATGGGTTGATCTTAGCCCAGCTGGCGATCGCTCCATTGTCCAAAACTTCCATTCTGAAGAGTCACGAGATTTTTTTAACGAAACACCGCCAACAATTCGGATTATTGTTGATGCAGTTCTAGAACATGAAGCTAATTTTGCGATCGCTGGCGCTTACTACCAAATCGCTCAAGAATATCGAGGGCTGAAACAACCTCCAAGTATCGAAAGTGGCCGTCGCCGGACTGTTTTTACCTTTCATGTAGATAGCGACGAAGCATTATTTCCCACAGCTTACATTGTCATTCTTCCCTTTCTAGATGCGGCATCTACTCAAAAAAATATTTCCAGTATAGTGGAAATGATTAATAGTGAAGTTGTGGCAAACCAAAACTTTAAATCGCCTCATATAGTCAAACAATTAAATACTCTTTTTGAACAAGCTATGAATCAGGCTACAACAATTAAACAGATGAAAAAAAATATCGAAGTAGCCGTAAAATTAAATTTTTGTAAAGCTCCAGCCCAAATAGTTTTAACGAATTCCAGTGCCCACACTTTGATTGTTTATGACCATCCTAACTTTGGAAAAAGATTTATTAATCGCTCTCCTCTTAATGCTTCAGCTTATGATATGTCCAGTGATTCAACAAAAAATATATTACCTTCATTAGATATTATTATAGATTTTGTTAAAGGATTTCATTATATTAGTCATTAG
- a CDS encoding FHA domain-containing protein: protein MTDFAQTEIERRLTLYQVFLKLYEHHSSLLDEILQLENLSQPSLKRVKAGYVHGVVDNTAVYLMTNLGDNQTQSLRQPQQIWTIGRNRNSGIYIADSHLSRRHAAIQHIDEQGFYLIDFNSTNGSFVNGNRALRPIKLKDGDRIRLGNMTFDFFVNYTYRVLPTVAMDLLMQLVHRRNNHTVDMLTYSPNRQKSLTEKSDSNLEAFRNFGYDNFSSEQKSEILDRLFTTQIPSNPSQITNWNF, encoded by the coding sequence ATGACTGACTTTGCACAAACGGAAATAGAACGCCGATTAACTTTATATCAAGTATTCCTCAAGTTGTATGAACACCACAGCAGCCTTCTAGATGAAATTCTTCAGCTAGAAAACCTATCTCAACCGTCGTTGAAGAGAGTCAAGGCGGGGTACGTACATGGTGTAGTGGATAATACTGCTGTTTATCTGATGACTAACTTGGGCGACAATCAGACTCAAAGTTTACGACAGCCACAACAAATCTGGACGATAGGTCGTAATCGCAACAGTGGTATTTACATTGCTGACAGTCATCTGTCTCGTCGCCACGCTGCTATTCAGCATATTGACGAGCAAGGCTTTTACTTAATTGATTTTAACAGTACCAATGGCTCGTTTGTGAATGGTAATCGCGCTCTTAGGCCGATCAAGCTCAAAGATGGCGATCGCATCCGTCTAGGAAATATGACTTTTGATTTTTTTGTGAATTATACCTACCGTGTTCTGCCAACTGTTGCAATGGATTTATTGATGCAGCTTGTGCATCGAAGGAATAATCATACAGTAGATATGCTTACTTATTCCCCGAATAGACAAAAATCTCTAACTGAAAAATCAGATTCTAATTTAGAGGCTTTCAGAAATTTCGGATATGACAACTTCAGTTCAGAACAGAAATCAGAAATTTTAGACCGCCTGTTCACCACACAAATACCGTCTAATCCCAGCCAGATTACAAATTGGAACTTCTAG
- the hetF gene encoding cell division protein HetF: MTQEFHISVTPVGQNDYLVRTEQVAPGVPLAEELVTWPIADWLMAAGHLMNDPLNSVLQGDPFTSGGHESDIARNSVNLVALGQQFYNALFQGTLRDSWITAQGIAQNHQQVLRLRLGLKDTRLARLPWEVMHAGDRPLATGPYVAFSRFQSGILGASPLRSLRGATPTQNMPTPLEQVGVKVLMVIASPSDQVRLDLQKQEAIKLQAELHRQTSRSGEGRNRFPEIELTVLDQPGREELTQALEQGRYHVLHYSGHSNLGANGGEIYLVSRRTGLTEILTGDDLAGLLVNNNIQMAVFNSCLGAYIAASNSSGDTGERNLAESLVKRGIRSVLAMSERIPDEVALTLTQLFYRNLSQGYPVDLCVSRVRQGLISAYGSLQMYWALPILYLQPEFDGFLSQETEVSASTESLNQYSSPLGATSTMYSPMVDDSEIPLGMEDMIPSGLTRDSSGLDWLGEDTWGDLVDEIEYDDPSYEEDSAIVSDLFRQLDNQKAATEPDRQIRENSLHQSQISEEMTSSEESADLWGEVPPPPPATPGNLEENWQNSNFSRRHSPPQASQPPPPRNRTRRRQLWPIVGVVGISALAAAIGLNWWWQNRPQALPKIPEIPTQSLPDSRPIQKQPNIDLEIEATGIVTTTATEKLSQGDLQGGLLAVEELLNRGALAAAETSLKLIPSKQADDPSVNFYKGRLAWQSIQTGDNNYSVDDARRYWETAAKAKPESLLYNNALGFAYYTEGNLNRANDSWFKALNLALKEQNTNSTSRNTAVPQDALTSYAGLALGLYKSALSQSNGKQTQYLNEAIKLRQTVLKSDPENFQVDKLAKNWLWTEKAIEDWRSLLQEKGEEQ, encoded by the coding sequence GTGACCCAGGAATTCCATATTTCCGTAACCCCAGTAGGGCAAAATGACTACTTGGTGCGGACGGAACAAGTCGCGCCTGGGGTACCATTGGCAGAAGAATTGGTGACTTGGCCTATAGCTGATTGGTTGATGGCTGCTGGGCATTTGATGAATGACCCGTTGAATTCGGTGTTGCAAGGAGATCCATTTACCTCTGGCGGGCATGAAAGCGATATCGCCAGAAACTCTGTGAATTTGGTGGCATTGGGTCAACAATTTTATAATGCCCTATTTCAAGGCACTCTCAGAGATAGTTGGATTACTGCCCAAGGTATTGCCCAGAATCACCAACAAGTACTACGCTTACGTTTAGGGTTAAAAGACACTAGGTTAGCTCGTTTGCCTTGGGAAGTGATGCACGCAGGCGATCGCCCTCTGGCTACTGGGCCTTATGTAGCTTTTTCTCGCTTCCAAAGTGGAATTTTAGGGGCTTCTCCTTTGCGATCCCTGCGGGGGGCTACGCCTACGCAAAATATGCCCACACCACTTGAACAAGTTGGTGTCAAAGTCTTGATGGTAATTGCTTCTCCCTCAGATCAAGTCCGTCTTGACTTACAGAAACAGGAAGCGATTAAACTGCAAGCGGAACTTCACCGTCAAACGTCACGATCTGGTGAAGGTCGCAATCGTTTCCCTGAAATTGAACTCACTGTATTAGATCAACCAGGACGGGAAGAACTGACGCAAGCCCTAGAACAAGGTAGATACCACGTTCTCCACTACTCTGGTCATAGTAACTTAGGCGCAAATGGCGGAGAAATTTATCTTGTTAGTCGCAGAACTGGCTTAACAGAAATATTGACTGGGGACGATTTGGCAGGTTTGCTCGTCAACAATAATATCCAAATGGCAGTGTTTAATTCCTGCTTGGGCGCGTACATAGCAGCGTCCAATTCCTCTGGAGATACTGGCGAACGAAACTTAGCGGAAAGTCTGGTGAAGCGCGGAATTAGAAGCGTTTTGGCGATGTCAGAACGGATTCCTGATGAAGTGGCGTTAACGCTCACACAATTGTTTTACCGCAACTTAAGTCAGGGATATCCAGTAGATTTGTGCGTCAGTCGGGTGCGCCAAGGATTAATTTCTGCTTATGGTTCTCTCCAGATGTACTGGGCATTACCGATTTTATATCTCCAGCCAGAATTTGACGGTTTTCTGAGTCAGGAAACTGAGGTATCCGCAAGTACGGAGTCGCTGAATCAGTATAGTTCGCCTTTAGGGGCAACTTCTACAATGTACTCTCCTATGGTCGATGATAGCGAGATACCTTTAGGAATGGAGGACATGATTCCTTCTGGTTTGACGCGGGACTCTTCTGGGTTGGACTGGCTGGGTGAAGATACTTGGGGCGATCTGGTTGATGAAATTGAGTATGATGACCCCAGCTATGAAGAGGATTCTGCGATCGTTTCGGATTTGTTTCGTCAGCTAGATAACCAAAAAGCTGCAACTGAACCGGATCGACAAATTCGCGAAAATAGTCTTCACCAAAGCCAGATTTCAGAAGAAATGACTTCCTCAGAAGAGTCAGCAGATTTGTGGGGAGAAGTTCCCCCACCGCCACCTGCAACTCCTGGGAACCTTGAAGAAAATTGGCAAAATTCTAATTTTTCGCGTAGGCATAGCCCGCCGCAGGCATCGCAACCACCCCCACCAAGAAATCGTACCCGTCGCCGTCAGCTGTGGCCGATTGTGGGTGTTGTGGGGATCAGTGCATTAGCAGCTGCGATCGGTTTAAATTGGTGGTGGCAAAATCGCCCCCAAGCACTGCCTAAAATACCAGAAATTCCCACCCAGTCTCTACCTGATTCTCGACCGATTCAAAAGCAGCCGAATATCGATTTAGAAATAGAAGCGACTGGAATTGTCACCACTACTGCTACGGAAAAATTGAGCCAGGGTGACTTGCAAGGTGGCTTATTGGCTGTAGAAGAACTACTCAATCGGGGCGCACTGGCTGCGGCTGAAACTTCTTTAAAACTAATTCCCAGTAAACAAGCTGACGATCCATCTGTGAATTTTTACAAGGGAAGATTGGCGTGGCAGTCTATCCAAACTGGAGACAATAACTATAGTGTCGATGATGCTCGTCGTTATTGGGAAACTGCTGCCAAAGCTAAACCCGAATCGCTTTTGTATAATAATGCTTTGGGATTTGCCTATTACACAGAAGGCAATCTGAATCGAGCCAATGATTCTTGGTTCAAGGCTTTGAATTTAGCTCTCAAAGAACAGAACACAAATTCAACATCTCGAAATACAGCAGTTCCTCAAGATGCTTTAACTTCTTATGCTGGTTTAGCTCTGGGATTGTATAAATCTGCACTTAGTCAATCTAATGGCAAGCAAACACAGTATCTGAACGAAGCGATCAAGTTGCGGCAAACGGTTCTCAAGTCCGATCCAGAAAATTTTCAGGTAGATAAATTAGCTAAAAATTGGCTGTGGACGGAGAAGGCGATTGAAGATTGGCGATCGCTTCTTCAAGAAAAAGGTGAAGAACAGTAA
- a CDS encoding prephenate/arogenate dehydrogenase, with the protein MNIGILGLGLIGGSLGFDLRSQGHHILGVSRREATCQKAVTLGSVNEASVDLSLLAAAEVVFICTPLALIVPQFEQLVAYLPTATVVTDVGSAKAQIVKDISPLWDNFIGGHPMAGRTDSGIEAAQRDLFVDKPYVLTPITTTPTSAITVVEEIVRSLGANIYFCQPEQHDRAVSWISHLPVMVSSSLIAACLSETDPDVLQLAQKLASSGFRDTSRVGGGNPELGVMMARYNRQALLRSLQQYRQNLDELTNLIEQENWPVLEEKFKSRQQARPDFV; encoded by the coding sequence ATGAATATTGGAATTTTAGGATTGGGACTGATAGGCGGATCTTTGGGTTTTGATTTGCGATCGCAAGGACATCATATCTTAGGAGTTAGTCGCCGTGAAGCAACCTGTCAAAAGGCAGTTACCTTGGGGAGTGTTAATGAAGCATCAGTCGATCTGAGCTTGTTAGCAGCCGCAGAAGTTGTATTTATTTGTACACCTCTAGCCCTTATTGTGCCCCAATTTGAACAGTTAGTCGCTTATTTGCCTACCGCTACAGTCGTTACTGATGTGGGTTCGGCGAAAGCACAGATAGTTAAGGATATTTCTCCGCTTTGGGATAATTTTATCGGCGGTCATCCAATGGCGGGAAGAACAGACAGTGGGATAGAAGCTGCACAGCGCGATTTATTTGTTGATAAACCTTATGTATTAACACCGATAACGACAACACCAACTAGTGCAATTACAGTTGTAGAAGAAATTGTGCGATCGCTAGGAGCTAATATCTATTTTTGTCAACCAGAGCAACACGATCGCGCTGTGAGTTGGATTTCCCATTTACCTGTAATGGTCAGTTCCTCGTTGATTGCTGCTTGTTTGAGCGAAACTGACCCCGATGTTTTGCAATTAGCCCAAAAGTTAGCCAGTTCGGGTTTTCGAGATACTAGTCGTGTGGGTGGTGGGAATCCAGAGTTGGGCGTAATGATGGCGCGGTATAATCGTCAAGCATTGCTGCGATCGCTACAACAATATCGTCAAAACCTTGATGAGTTGACTAACTTAATTGAGCAAGAAAATTGGCCAGTTTTAGAGGAAAAGTTCAAATCAAGGCAACAGGCACGACCTGATTTTGTTTAA